The Anaerolineae bacterium genome includes a window with the following:
- a CDS encoding TIGR00266 family protein, which produces MADRIEYRIHGDDLQMVEIILDPGEGVRAETGTMTFMEDSIEMETSTGGGLLSGLKRALAGESFFITTFINRSRQPASVAFAAPYPGRIVPIDLSAEGGAFICQRDSYLCSAQGIDVEVAFSKRLGAGLFGGEGFILQRLKGDGLAFIHAGGTVIEKELAPGQSLQVDTGCIVGFSTTVDYNIRFVKGFRNILFGGEGLFLATLTGPGKVYLQSLPLSRLADRILSASKKQMGEQKGVAGLGGDLLGNFLSGS; this is translated from the coding sequence ATGGCCGACCGAATTGAATACCGCATCCACGGCGATGATTTGCAGATGGTGGAAATCATCCTCGACCCCGGTGAGGGGGTGCGTGCCGAAACGGGCACGATGACTTTCATGGAAGACAGCATCGAGATGGAAACCTCCACCGGAGGCGGGCTGCTGAGCGGGCTCAAACGCGCCCTGGCCGGGGAAAGTTTCTTCATCACCACTTTCATCAACCGCAGCCGCCAGCCGGCCAGCGTGGCTTTTGCGGCGCCTTATCCGGGCAGGATTGTGCCCATCGACCTGAGCGCCGAGGGGGGCGCTTTCATCTGCCAGCGCGATTCATATCTGTGCTCGGCGCAGGGCATTGATGTGGAGGTCGCTTTCAGCAAGCGGTTGGGCGCTGGGCTGTTCGGTGGGGAAGGCTTCATCTTGCAGCGGTTGAAGGGCGATGGCCTGGCCTTCATCCATGCGGGCGGCACGGTGATTGAGAAAGAACTGGCCCCTGGGCAGAGCCTGCAGGTAGACACCGGGTGCATCGTGGGCTTTTCTACCACGGTGGACTACAACATCCGCTTTGTGAAGGGTTTCCGCAACATCCTCTTTGGCGGCGAAGGGCTGTTCCTGGCCACCCTGACCGGCCCGGGGAAGGTGTATCTGCAGAGCCTGCCTCTCTCGCGGCTGGCCGACCGCATTTTGAGCGCCTCGAAGAAGCAGATGGGCGAGCAGAAAGGCGTGGCCGGGTTGGGCGGTGATTTGCTGGGCAATTTCCTCAGCGGTTCGTGA
- a CDS encoding CoA ester lyase has translation MRARRALLYVPGSDQRKLEKAAGLEVDSVCMDLEDGVALGQKAAARAMVAQALRALDFGRTERVVRINAVGSGLETDDLAAVLPARPDTIMVPKVEQADQLRWVDEQLARAEAAHGWPQGSTALLALIETARGVVNLAAIAQATPRLQALGFGAEDLMADIGGKRTASNREVVFPRSQMALVAAAFGLQAIDMVYVRYKDLEGLRSETEEAAVLGYQGKQVIHPAQVPVVQQVFTPSAEEIAYAQKVLAAMKAAEARGEGVIGLEGKMIDMPMIRAAQRVLARARAAGLV, from the coding sequence ATGCGTGCACGGCGGGCGTTGCTTTACGTGCCCGGGTCAGACCAACGCAAACTGGAAAAAGCCGCCGGGTTGGAGGTGGACAGCGTCTGCATGGATTTGGAGGACGGGGTGGCGTTAGGCCAAAAGGCCGCCGCTCGCGCCATGGTCGCCCAGGCCCTGCGTGCGTTGGATTTCGGCCGCACCGAACGGGTGGTGCGCATCAACGCCGTAGGCAGCGGGCTGGAAACCGACGACCTGGCCGCCGTGCTCCCGGCGCGCCCCGACACCATCATGGTGCCCAAGGTGGAACAAGCCGACCAGTTGCGCTGGGTGGACGAGCAACTGGCCCGCGCCGAGGCCGCTCACGGCTGGCCGCAGGGAAGCACCGCGCTGCTGGCCCTCATTGAAACGGCGCGTGGGGTGGTCAACCTGGCAGCCATCGCCCAGGCCACGCCGCGCCTGCAGGCGTTGGGCTTCGGGGCCGAGGACTTGATGGCCGACATCGGCGGTAAACGCACGGCCAGCAACCGTGAGGTCGTCTTTCCGCGCAGCCAGATGGCGTTGGTGGCGGCGGCCTTCGGGTTGCAGGCCATCGACATGGTGTATGTGCGCTACAAAGACCTGGAAGGGCTGCGGAGCGAAACCGAAGAGGCCGCTGTGTTGGGGTATCAGGGAAAACAAGTCATCCATCCGGCCCAGGTGCCTGTGGTGCAGCAGGTGTTTACCCCCAGCGCCGAAGAAATCGCCTACGCGCAAAAGGTGCTGGCGGCCATGAAGGCGGCCGAAGCCCGCGGCGAAGGGGTCATTGGCCTCGAAGGCAAAATGATCGACATGCCCATGATCCGCGCTGCCCAGCGGGTGCTGGCCCGCGCCCGCGCGGCGGGGTTGGTGTGA